The following coding sequences are from one Salmo trutta chromosome 36, fSalTru1.1, whole genome shotgun sequence window:
- the hsd17b8 gene encoding (3R)-3-hydroxyacyl-CoA dehydrogenase isoform X2, whose product MAATTRLISRLTVVTGGGSGIGRAVCQRFASEGATVVVADISEESANQTLGSLNHDHTGQDHMASAVDVSSRESVEKLLTSIQCRYFQPPSVCVNAAGITRDEFLLKMEDEDFDKVIQVNLKGTFLLTQAVGKALVACGAPKGSIITVGSIVGKVGNIGQANYSASKAGVEGLTRTAAKELSRYGIRCNCVLPGFITTPMTDKVPEKVISQLTSMVPLGRMGEPSEVADVCAFLASDDSRYITGTSIEVTGGLFIG is encoded by the exons ATGGCGGCCACCACACGGCTCATATCAAGGTTGACAGTTGTCACGG GAGGGGGTAGTGGGATTGGTCGAGCCGTATGCCAGCGATTTGCCTCTGAGGGTGCCACGGTGGTGGTCGCTGACATCAGCGAGGAGTCAGCCAATCAGACCCTGGGCAGCCTGAACCATGACCACACAGGGCAGGACCACATGGCGTCTGCTGTGGATGTTTCATCAAGGGAGAGTGTAGAGAAGCTACTCACAAGCATACAG TGTCGGTACTTCCAGCCTCCCTCAGTATGTGTGAATGCTGCAGGGATCACTCGGGATGAGTTCCTCCTGAAAATGGAGGATGAGGACTTTGACAAGGTTATCCAAGTCAACCTAAAG GGTACATTCCTCCTGACTCAGGCTGTTGGCAAGGCTCTGGTTGCCTGTGGAGCTCCTAAAGGCTCCATTATTACCGTGGGCAGCATTGTGGGCAAG GTGGGCAATATTGGACAGGCAAACTACTCTGCTTCCAAAGCAGGTGTGGAGGGCCTTACCAGAACTGCAGCCAAGGAGCTGAGCAG ATATGGGATCCGGTGTAACTGTGTGCTTCCAGGGTTTATAACCACACCCATGACTGATAAAGTACCAGAGAAAGTAATCAGTCAG CTTACGTCCATGGTGCCactggggaggatgggagagcCTTCAG aGGTAGCTGATGTATGTGCCTTTCTGGCTTCTGATGACTCTCGCTACATCACCGGAACCAGTATTGAAGTAACAG GAGGCCTTTTCATTGGCTGA
- the hsd17b8 gene encoding (3R)-3-hydroxyacyl-CoA dehydrogenase isoform X1 produces MAATTRLISRLTVVTVSCSRLPPTFLHYPLSPGGGSGIGRAVCQRFASEGATVVVADISEESANQTLGSLNHDHTGQDHMASAVDVSSRESVEKLLTSIQCRYFQPPSVCVNAAGITRDEFLLKMEDEDFDKVIQVNLKGTFLLTQAVGKALVACGAPKGSIITVGSIVGKVGNIGQANYSASKAGVEGLTRTAAKELSRYGIRCNCVLPGFITTPMTDKVPEKVISQLTSMVPLGRMGEPSEVADVCAFLASDDSRYITGTSIEVTGGLFIG; encoded by the exons ATGGCGGCCACCACACGGCTCATATCAAGGTTGACAGTTGTCACGG TGAGCTGCAGCCGATTGCCTCCTACATTTCTGCACTACCCATTGTCTCCAGGAGGGGGTAGTGGGATTGGTCGAGCCGTATGCCAGCGATTTGCCTCTGAGGGTGCCACGGTGGTGGTCGCTGACATCAGCGAGGAGTCAGCCAATCAGACCCTGGGCAGCCTGAACCATGACCACACAGGGCAGGACCACATGGCGTCTGCTGTGGATGTTTCATCAAGGGAGAGTGTAGAGAAGCTACTCACAAGCATACAG TGTCGGTACTTCCAGCCTCCCTCAGTATGTGTGAATGCTGCAGGGATCACTCGGGATGAGTTCCTCCTGAAAATGGAGGATGAGGACTTTGACAAGGTTATCCAAGTCAACCTAAAG GGTACATTCCTCCTGACTCAGGCTGTTGGCAAGGCTCTGGTTGCCTGTGGAGCTCCTAAAGGCTCCATTATTACCGTGGGCAGCATTGTGGGCAAG GTGGGCAATATTGGACAGGCAAACTACTCTGCTTCCAAAGCAGGTGTGGAGGGCCTTACCAGAACTGCAGCCAAGGAGCTGAGCAG ATATGGGATCCGGTGTAACTGTGTGCTTCCAGGGTTTATAACCACACCCATGACTGATAAAGTACCAGAGAAAGTAATCAGTCAG CTTACGTCCATGGTGCCactggggaggatgggagagcCTTCAG aGGTAGCTGATGTATGTGCCTTTCTGGCTTCTGATGACTCTCGCTACATCACCGGAACCAGTATTGAAGTAACAG GAGGCCTTTTCATTGGCTGA